The following proteins are co-located in the Cydia fagiglandana chromosome 2, ilCydFagi1.1, whole genome shotgun sequence genome:
- the LOC134679614 gene encoding probable salivary secreted peptide, with product MRLTLLLIVLCAFLCQAKDLTVGTRVNNLLINTEKLVVKPILFFRREKTYNYVDPKQRTIKGIIARDLSRTKAEPTITEGGVGETHVSIQFKSERGEGINYLILIFSNNV from the exons ATGAGATTAACTTTGCTATTAATAGTGCTCTGTGCCTTTTTGTGTCAAGCTAAGGATTTAACGGTTGGGACTAGAGTGAATAACCTGCTAATTAATACAGAGAAGCTCGTCGTCAAACCAATTCTGTTTTTTAGGAGAGAGAAGACGTACAATTATGTTGATCCGAAACAGAGAACTATTAAG GGCATCATAGCTCGCGACCTCTCCCGGACGAAGGCGGAACCTACAATCACTGAAGGAGGTGTGGGCGAGACGCATGTCTCTATACAGTTCAAGAGCGAGCGGGGGGAGGGAATCAATTACCTGATACTGATATTTAGTAATAATGTTTGA